A region of the Candidatus Hydrogenedentota bacterium genome:
ACCGCGGTTGGCGGGTCTGGGCGAGCACTGGATCGACGAGTTGCGTGGCTTTTCCGGCGGCGCGGGCATGACTCCCGACGCGGCCTGGCTGCTGCAGAACGCGCCCGCGCAGGAGGGCCCGGATGGGGGGCAGCCGGTGGGGCATACCATGATGGCGCACCTCGGCGGCGCCAAATCCAATGGCGGCCCGTCGGTGGCGTGTACGCTTGGTTCGGGTTTGTTTGAACGGCCGGCGGCGGCGCGTGTCGAACCGGATACCGGCCGGTACTTTTTGCAGGCGGGTCTTGATGGCATCTGGGGGGTGATGGCCGGGATGAACGACGCCGGGGTAGTGGTGGCGGTCACGCGGGATCCAGCGGCGGCGGCACATTCGAATGGGCCGCCTCTTCCGCTCATCGCGCGCGAATCCCTTCAGTTTGATTCGACCTATGAAGCCGCGCTGGAGCGCCTGCGCGCCGCGAACCATGCGGCGGGCCACCGCGTGCTGCTGGTGGGCCCTTCTCGTGAAGGCTGGCGCGGCGCCGTTCTCACCTACGGGCGGTCGGTAGCCGTTCGGGAGCAATCCGAGGGCCTGCTTGTGGCCGTGGATCCGGAAGAGCATTATCCCGATGAGGACGCCCGCCAGCGGTACGCGCTGGCGGCGGCGCGTTTCGGGGATGTGGCGGAGGTGGATGCTGGCGCGCTTCAGGCGTTTTTGCGGGAGCGCGGACCGGATCAGGTGGATGATGGGGGGGCGTGGAACACGGGCGTGCGCCATGCCGCCGTGTTTTCGCCGAGCCGCCTCAGGGCCGGCCTCGCGTTTGCCGCGGCCGATGGCCAGCTGGGCGAATTCACGGAAGTCGTGCTGAAGAAGGCGCCGCGAAATGAGTGAGACGATTCGAAGTTACAGCAGTGGCGGGGCGGGGGTGTACGGTGCTCCCGGATCGCGGGGCCGCACGTTTCGGCGCGTAATGCTTGTTATGTTGGCGGCGGGCGCGGTCTGGATTTTCTGGACGACCCGGGACACGTGGCCGGCGGAGGCGCTGGTGCCGGGCGAGCAGACGTACCGTATTCAGGCGGCGCGGCTGCTGGCGTCGCGCCAGGATGCGGCGGGATCGCCGCTGTGGCGGCTGGGGGTGCTCCCGGAGCGCTACCACGCGGTACCGGAGTTGCTTGGCAACAATTTTGGCCTTCCGGACTGGGTATTGAACAACCTGGTTTCCGGTACCTGCTACATTTCCGGAAAGGACACCCTTGCCTTTTCGGACGTGCTCGTAGTGACGCGCATGAGCCGGATCGGATGCCTGATCGAGCGCTACCACCGGTATTTCGGCGGTCCCGAGGTGGATTATGCGGGCGGGCTCGAACTCCGCCGTATGCCGGAATCGGGGGTGTACTACGCGGTACGCGGGCGCACGCTGGTATTCAGCCCGGCGCGCGACGCGCTGATCGCGGCCCTGACGCTTCCCCTCGACGAATCGCTCGCGCGCCGCGAGGACCGGGACGGCAGCGCTGCGGGCGATTTGCACGGAACGGTTGCGCCGCGCGAGAGCGATCCGCTGGGCGCCTACATAGAGCGGGCGGATTTCGCGCTGGCGTTTGCTCCCGGCATGGTGCGGTTTTACGCCGAGGCCCGGATGCGGGCGGCGTGGCGAGCCCCGCTGGACGCGATCGGATCGGGCGGGAGCAGCGGGCCGCTTTCGGCTCCGTCAAACGGCGGTGTGGTGGTGGCCGGTGATCTGGGCGCGCCGCTGCCGGCGGTCTGGCGCGCGGTGGATGAAATGGCGGGTGGCTGGCTCAGCGGGACGACGGCGACATGGCCGGGATTCGCCCCGGGCGAAGGCGAGGCTGGCGAACGTTTTCGGGAGGCCCTTCAAGAGGCGATGGGGCCGGGATTTACCCTGCGCTGGACGGGGGTGGACGTGGACGGCGTGCTCCCTCTGCCGGAGCTGGACGTGTGGCTGGAGACGCGGGCGGACGCCGCCGCCTGGCTGGAGGCGATTCCGGCGATCGGCCCGGACGCGACGCCCCTGGCCGATGCGCCCTACCGCAATCCTGACCGTGGCGTGGTTCACTGGCCGCAGGGTTGGGGGTCGGTGTTTGAGCCGGCGCTGGCGCCAGTTCCGGGGGGCGTGCGTCTGGCGCTCCATGCGGCGCACCTGGAGCAGATCCCGGCGGCCGGCCCTCCGGTTGCGGTTTCGTCTGACCTGTATATCCGGATCCGGCCATCCGAGGCGCTGGCGCTCATCCAGGAAGCGGGGATGGTTTACGCGGAGTGCGGCCTGATCCGCGGGCATTCGCTGGCGTCCTTCCAGACCACGATGGACGGGCTCATGGCGGGAACACGGGAGGTTTCCGAGGTCCGGATCGCCGCGGGTTACCGCGATGGCGCGGTCCGACTGGAGGCCGAGATAGAACTGCGCCCGGGGGGATAGAGGGGCGTGGTCAGGAGGCGCGCCGGGATCGCGCGCCGCTTTCAGCGAGAAACCGCCAGCCAGGTTTCCACGGCATGATCGAGATCGGCGTCGGAGATGTCGCGGTGGAAGACGATGCGCAGGGTTTCCGGCCCCACGGCGAAGACCCGCACGCCCCGTTCCGCGAGATCGGCCTGGATGCGCTCGGCTTCCGGCGCGCGCAGCATGAGGATATTGGTGGGCGAGGGGAGGACAAAGCGCGATCCGCTGGCCTCGAGGCGCTCCCGGAACACGCTCGCGCGACGGTGATCCTCCGCCAGATCGGGGATGTGGTGCTCGAGCGCGTAGAGGCAGGCGGCGGCGAGAATTCCCGCCTGGCGCATGCCGCCGCCGAGTTGCTTGCGGGCGCGGCGCGCTTCGTGAATCGTGGCGGCGTCGCCCGCCAGGAGTGACCCCGCCGGCGCGCCAAGGCCTTTCGAACAGCAGAAACTGATGGTGTCGCATGGGGCTGCGAGCGTGGCGGGCTCCACCCCCAGCGCCACGCTGGCGTTGAAGATGCGCGCGCCGTCACAGTGAAGCCGGAGGCCGTTGGCGCGGCAGATCGCGGCCAGGGCGGATACCTCCTCGGGCGTATAGCACGCGCCGCTGCCGCGGTTGGTGGTGTTTTCGATGGCCGCGACCCGTGTGATGGCGAAGTGGGGGTCGTCTTTCAGCACCAGCGCGGCTTCCAACTGCGCCGGGGAGATTTTTCCCAGTTCGCCGGGCAGCGGCCGCGCAAGCAGCCCCGCGAAGCGCGCCAGGTTGCCGCCCTCGTAGTTCACCGGGTGGGATTGTTCGCTGAGGATCACGGCGTCGCCGGGGCGTCCCAGAACGAGAAAGGCGATCAGATTCGCCATGGTTCCGCTCGGGACGAAGAGTGCGGCTTCCTTGCCCATCAGGGCAGCGGCGTACGTTTCGAGCCGGTTGACGGTGGGGTCTTCGCGCAGCACGTCGTCGCCGACCTCGGCGGAGGCCATTGCGGCGCGCATGGCGGGTCCCGGGCGGGTTACGGTATCACTTCTGAGGTCGACGAGGCGGGCCATCGGGGGTTTCCTTGAGCACTTGAAAAGGTCTTAATTCTGAACGGTACAGCACGCCGGATTGTATCTGGTTCGCCGCTGGCATTGAAAGGGGCGCCCGGGTTTTTTGCGCGTGTCGGAATTGATGCAATTGGCCGTAAAATGCTAAGGTTGGCGCGTCTGTCCCGTGCCGGGTATTCGGAACGGGGTATGGATCGGGCCATACCACCCGGCAAGCGGGCTGCCTGCCGTGTCGCGCCTCCGACCAGGGATTCTGTATGAACTTCTTGAACATCTTGCGCTCGCATTGCGCCCCAATCGGCCTGGCGCTTGTGCTGGCGGCGCTGCTTTCCGCTTGTGGCAACTCGGAGAACGCGGTTCCCGCGCGGATCAGTTGGGACAAGCATGCGTCGGGCAACCACCAGATGGCGATGTACGGGGAACCTTTTGCGAAGCCACTGCGGGCGGTGGTCGAGAGCGCCGTTCGGCCCGGGCTGTTGGGTGGCGAAGGCGGCCGGGACGTGGTTCCGGGGGTTGCGGTCCGATTCGTTGTGGAAAACCCGGATAAGGGGGTGGTGTTTGCGGAAAGTGGCACGGCAACGCTGGATGCGGTCACCGATGTGTCCGGCACGGCGCGCGCGGACGTGATCGCGGGCACGGATCCGGGCGATGTCATAATCCACGCGTCACTTCCGGAATTTCCCGACGCGGGGTCGGTGGAGTACCGCCTGGTGGCGGGGGTGCAGCGAATCGGCGCGGCGCTCGAGGGGAGCACGGGCGACAGCGTCGGCCCCGTTGGCGTTCGGCTGTGGAATTCGGACGGGACGCCCGCGTCCGGCGTGGAGGTCAACTTTCGGGCGGTGGGCGAGACGGAGGGGGCGCGGATGCTGAACACGCGTGTGTACAGCGATGCGAGTGGCCGTGCGGAGACGATATGGACGCTCGGGAGCAAGGTCCAGCGGTATTTTGCGGACGTTGAGATACACGATAATCGCGCCGGCGTGAGCGAGGAACAGCGCTTCGACGTGCGTACCGTTCATTTTGAGGCGATGGCGATCAACGCCACCCAGATGGCGGTCGTGTTGCTGGGCGGGCTGGCTGTGTTCGTGTTCGGGATGAAGATGATGTCCGAGGGGCTCCAACGGATGGCCGACCGGCGCCTGAAGAGTATCTTGCAGTTCATGACGCGCAACCGTTTCATGGCGGTGGTCGCGGGAACGCTGATGACGGCCATGGTCCAATCGTCGAGCGCGACGACGGTGATGACGGTGGGATTTGTGAATGCGGGGCTGATGACGCTGAAGCAGGCGATCGGCGTGGTGTTCGGGGCGAACATCGGCACGACGGTGACGGCGCAGATCATTGCGTTCAAGCTGGATGATCTGGCGTATCCCTCGATATTTCTGGGGCTGCTGCTGATGATGTTCATGAAACGCCAGCAGCTTAAGTTTCTCGGGCAGGTGCTTCTGGGCTTTGGCTTGCTGTTTCTGGGTATGCAGACGATGGGGGGCATCCTGAAGCCTCTCCGGTATAGCCCGGAGTTTCAGGCGTGGTTTCAACTGGTGGACTGCACGCCGGTGGACGGCGGCATGATGCCGGCGGGCCGCGCGTTGCTGTGCATTCTGATTGGCACGGTCACCACGGTGGTGGTCCAGTCGAGTTCGGCGACGGTGGGGCTGGTTCTGGCGCTGGCGAGCCAGGGCCTGATCGGGTTCTACACGGCGGTTCCGCTGATTCTCGGGGACAATATTGGCACCACGATCACGGCCAATCTTGCGGCGATTGGGACGAGCCGAAACGCGCGGCGCGCGGCGTTGGCCCACACGCTGTTCAATGTTTTCGGCGCGACGTATATGTATGTGCTGTTTTTCATCCCGATCTGGTCGGGCCAGCCCTTGTTTCTGGGTTTTGTGAACTGGTTTACGCCGGGCGAGGTGTTGCACGGCGAAAACGAGAACCTGCTGCGCCATATTGCGAACATTCACACGACTTTCAACCTTTGCAATGTGGTGCTGTTTCTCGGGTTTACGGGGGCGATGGCGCGGGCGTGCAATTTCCTGATACCGGTGTTGGATTCGGAACGGGACTCGGTCTTGCGCTATCTGGAACCGAAGTTGTTGAGCGCGCCCGCGATCGCGCTGGAGCAGGCGGTGAAGGAGGTGTTGTTCATGGTGCGGAAGGGGCAGAAGTCCATGAACGAGAGTTGCGACTTGTTGTGCGACGGGCGGACGGAGTTTGTGGAGTCGATTCTGGCCCGCGAGGACGTGATAGACAAGTTGCAGCACGAGATTACGGGGTATCTCGTTGAGCTGTCTCGGACGAGCCTGGATACGGATGAATCGTCGTTGATTCCCGCGCTTCTGCACGCGGTGAACGATGCGGAGCGGCTGGGCGACCATGCGGAGGCGCAGGTGGAGTTGCACCGCCTGCTCGGCCAGCAGCGCCTCGCGCTGACGGAGGCGGATCGCGCGGGTATCCGGGAATCTCAGAAGTACCTGAACGAGGAATTTGAAGCGATCTACCGGACGCTTGAGAAAGAGGATCCGAAGGCGGTTTCGGACGCGCACCGGCTGGATGAACGCTTGAACATGCTGATGAAGCGCCTTACGGACGAGCACATCAAGCGGCTCGACGCGGGCGAATGCGACGTGCAGGCGGGTGTGATTTACCTGGACGCGCTGGCGCACCTGGAGCGCGTGGGCGATCACCTGGTCAACATCGCGGAGCGCGCGGGCCGCATTCTGGAGGTCACGTCGTCGCCGTCCTGACTACGGCCGTGGCCGAGATCGGGGGCGCGAGTGCGCCAGGGGCGGATACGCGTGTTCTTCATTACCGGAGAGGCCTGTTGTGACTCGGAAGAAGACGTTAATCGCGGGGTTTGTTGGCCTGCCGGCCGTGCTGGCCGCCGCTTTTCTTATCGTGATTGGCCCGTGGCCGGCGTACCAGGACTCGCGCTATCGGGAGAGCGATTACTACCGCGCGGCGCTGGACGCGATAGCCGCCAGCGCGTCGAAATCCGAAAAGACGGCCAGCCCGGGGCGGCTGCACGCCGGCTGGGCGAAGCGGGCCATTACGCCGGAGATCGGCGCGCCGCTGGGCGGCTACTCGGGGCGGAAGGGCGGTATGGAATCAACGGGAGTTCGCGACGAGCTGTATGTTCGGGCGCTGGCGCTGCATGACGGTGTGGACACCGCCGTAATACTCGGATCGGACATGTTGATCATCCCGCCGAATCTCTCGTCCGCGGTCCTGGAGCAGGTGGGTGCGCGGACCGGGCTGACGCCGGACCAGATCCTGTTCAACGCAAGCCATACGCATTGCGGCCCCGGGGGCTTCATGCCCGGGCTGGTTTCGAAGTTTTCCGGAGGGGCGTATGACGAAGCGCGCATGGCCCGGATTATCGCGGCCTTTGCGGAGGCCGCAGTGGAGGCGCATGGCGCGCTGGAGCCGGCTTCCATTGCGGCGGGGAGCGCCGACGCGCCGGAGTACATCCGCAACCGCACGCGGGACGGTGCGCCTGTGGATTCGGAGCTCAGCTTCATGCTGGTCCGGCAGGACGATGGCGACGTGTGCTATGTGGCCAGTTACTCGGCGCATCCGACGGTATTCGGATCGCGCATGATGGCGTTCAGCGCGGAATACCCCGGCGAACTGATGCGCTTTATCGAGGAGGAGACGGGTCACGATGCCCTGTATCTAGGCGGGGCGGTGGGATCCATGGGCCCGCGGGCCCCGGAGGGCGAGGATGACGGGGCCCGGGTGACCGCGATGGGGCGCGCGCTGGGCAGCCTCATTTTGGCGAGCGACGATGCCCTGGCCTTCACGGATCATGCGGATATCGCACCGGCGGGCGCGGCGGTGGGCATGCCGCCGTTCCAGTTGCGCCCGTTTGAGAACCGCCCGCACTTGCGCCTTTCGCCGGCGGCCGGATATCTGCTTGGTCTGCGCCGGGAGGGCTGGATACACGGAGTCCGAATCGGCGACTTGTTCCTTGTGGGTACGCCGTTCGATTTCTGTGGCGAGACGAGCGTGGTGTGGAAGGAATGGGCCCGGGAGCACGGGCTGGACTTGTGGGCTTTGAGTTTCTGCTCAACCTATTGCGGCTACCTTTCGCCGGACAAGCACTACTGGGACGTTCCGTTGAATTACGAGACCGGCCCGATGGGATGGTTTGGCCCGAATACAGAGGCGTATTTCACCGACTTGTTCCAGGCGCTGGTCCAGGGGCTGGCGGTTACGGAAGGGCGCTCCTGACATGGCGGATGGCCAGGTCACGGACGCGATGGCGTTGCCCGCACCTCGGGCCGGGCGGCCGGACGGACTGATCGCGGCGGGGCTTATCGCGTTTGCCGTGTCGCTCTTGTTTGTCCTCGCCATACTTGAGGGGAGCTGGCTGCGCGCCCAGCCGTGGAGTTCGGCCCTGCGGACCGAAGACCACGTGATTGATGACCCGAGCGCGATTGCGGCGTGGAGCCGCCGGCTTTCCCTGGACCAGAGCGTGGGCGAGAGTGAGAATGTGCGCGCGATTCTCCGGGATCTTCGGCGGCTGGAGCGCGAGCAGGCCGCGGGCAGAACGCGCTCGGTACTGGAGGATCCGCTGGGCACGGCGTCGCTGGCGAACCTCGATTATTTTCCGCGCGCGTCTCTGGTTATGGTGGACTTGCCGGCGGAGGCGATGGCGCCGTTGCTTGAGTCCGGCCGCATTCCGGCTGCGGGCGCGCGCGAGGTGCTTGCGGGCTATCTGACCGGCGCGGGACCGCTCGAGATCGATGGCGAGACGTTTGCCGTTGTGGGGCGGCTTCGCCCGCAGATACCAGCCTTTGTGAAGTCGTATGTGCTGCCGTCACACGATGATTTTCGGGCGCTGTTTGGAGATTCGTCCGGCGGCGCCCCCGGCAGCATCGTTGTGGAGCCGGGCGGGCGGATACGGGAGCTTATTCCGGAACTGTTTGAATCCGGCGACGCGGATCCGCCGCGCGTGCACGCGGGTCCGGTTCCCACGCGGCCGTTGTTTGCCTGGGGCACGTGGGGGGCGCTGCTGATAGCGGCATTGGGAGCGACGCTGGGCTTTCTGGCGCTCTTTCGCCGCCTTGCGCAGACCCGCATTCCGCTAATCGGCGATGCGATGCGCGAAATCGTCCTGCGCGGACGGCTGATTCGCACGCTATACGGGCTCTATTTCGGCGGTTTTTTCGGGGCGATGGCGCTTGGGATGCAGGATCCGGAACTGAACCATTTGTTTACCGAATACGTCTCGCGCACCTTCACGGAGGGCAGCCTCCAGTATGTGGGCGAAGCGTATACCTCGGGTAACATTGCCGCCGCGGCCCACGCGACGTATTACAACAATTTTGTTGTTCAGACCGTGTTTCTGACGACGGGCCTGTCGTTGATGCCGCCGTTTTTTCTGGGAATGCTGAAAATCATGGCGAGCTTTCTGGTGGTGGGCTTTGCCATGGCCCCGCTGTGGTCGGCGACGGCGTCGGGCATGACGTATCACGTGATAACGCTGGCCCTGGAGCTTCCGCCCTATATTCTTGTGGCGTTCGGCGTCGCGGTATGGTCGCATGCGGCATGGGGGTTTCTCTGGTCTCCGGTGCGCCGGTGGTACCTTGGCGACCGCGCGCGGGACCAGGCTATCGTTATGGAGGCGGGTGCGCAGTTGCCGCGCGCGTTGCTTGTCCTCCTGGGCTGTACGCTGCTTAGCGCCGTCTTGTTGTATGTCGCGGCCTGGTACGAGGCGACCACCCTGATTCTCTTCCGCGGGGGATGAGTTGTATCGTTCCGGCCATACCTTGTAGAGTGTAGGTAAGCGGGCGGCTCCAATTGAGGCGGCGCCTTCAATACATTGCGGAACGGCATTGGCCTTTTCCGCGGGAGCGGGCGGTTGCGGGGCGATTGCCGCCACCCCGGGGGGGTGAACCGCCCTCGGGAACCCCAAGCGCAGCACGCACCGGGCGCGTCCGGCGAGAAAGGCGCGCCTGTGTTGAATCGTTCAAACCCAAAGGAGAAGAAGCATGAAGTTTAGTGCACGTTACGCAGGCGCCGCGGCCGTCGCCGTTCTTGCCGCATTCGCGATGACGGCGAGCAGCCACGAAGGTCACGACCACGACCACGACCACGATCACGACCACGGGCCGGCGATTTCCAGAGCGATCTGCGTGCTTTCGCCGACCGAGGGCAACTCGACGGCGGGCGTCATCACGTTTACGAAGACGGACAAGGGCGTGCTGATTGAGGGGACGATCAGCGGCTTGACGCCCAACGGCAAGCATGGCTTCCATATTCACCAGTATGGCGACCTCAGCAGCGCGGACGGGACGAAGGCGGGCGGCCACTTCAACCCGCACGGCGCGGATCATGCGGGGCCCGATGACGAGCACCGGCATGTGGGCGACCTCGGGAATGTTGAGGCGGACGCCCAGGGCAACGCGACGTACAAGCGCGTTGATTCGCACATTACCTTTGAGGGCGCCACCAGCATCATCGGGCGCGGCATGATCCTGCACGCGGGCACGGACGACCTGAAGACGCAGCCCACGGGCGACGCGGGTGGACGTATCGCGCAGGGCGTTATCGGCATCGCGGCGGACGAATAAGCTCGGTTCGCCGGCGAATGGAATGAATCGGCGGGCCTGTCTCCATGGAGGCGGGCCCGCTGTTTATTTGCCAGGGCCGGGCGGTGTACCGAGCCGCTGGTGCGGGGTGGTTCTGGAGAGGTTGGGGTTGCGTTGCTCCAGGCACACGAAGGCGCTGGGACGCCATCGCGTGGCACGGGTGGCTTGGCTTGAGTTGAACGGGGGGACGGTGTTGTGGGGTCCTGGCCGGGTGGTATGACAAGCGGGGACGCTTATCCCACTTTGGCGTTCGCTGGTGGATCGGGGTGGATTGAGGAGGGTGGGGTGTTGTGGGCGTTGCTGCGCTCGTTATGGGAGCTTTGGGTCCGGGGGGAGGTCCGCCGTGCTGCCGGTTCGGTAGCCGGCGAGGTCCACGGTGACGTGGCGGTAGCCCGCTTCGCGGATCCCGGCGAGGACGGCGTCGCGGGTGGTGGGGTCGAGCAGGCGTGGAAAATCGACGGGGTCGATTTCCACGCGGCAGAGGTCGCCGTGGTGCCGCGCGCGGTACTGGTGGAAGCCCAGACTCTTGAGGATCTCTTCGGCGGCTTCCACTTTCCGCATTTCCTCGGGGACGACGCGCGTACCGGTGGGGAAGCGTGAGGAGAGGCACGCGAAGGAGGCCTTGTTCCAGGTGGGGAGGCCGCGCGCGCGGCTGAGGCGGCGGATCTCTTCCTTGTGCAGGCCGGCCTGGGCGAGGGGGGCGACCACCTGATGCTCCCGGGCCGCCTTGGCGCCGAGCCGCGTTGGGTCGAGCTGGTCCTCGGTGATTTCACCGTAGGCGAGGACCGTGATGCCGTGATCCCGTGCGAAGGCGTCCATCTGGGTGAAGAGTTCGGTTTTGCAGTAGTAACAGCGGGTTCCGTCGTTCTTGAGGAAATCCTCGTTCTCGAATTCCGAGGTCCGCACGACGGTCAGGTTCCAGCCGCGCGCCTCGGCGAGTTCTGTGGCGTCCCTGACTTCGGAGCGGGGGATACTGGGAGAATCGGCCAGGATCATGCGCGCGCGATCGCCGAGCACCTCGTGCGCGACGGCGGAGAGATAGGCGGAGTCCACGCCGCCGGAGTAGGCAATGGCGAGGGCGCCGTACCCTTCCAGCGCCGCCTTGAGGCGCGCTTCTTTTTCCTGTACCGCGTTGGGGATGGTCTGCGTTGCCATATTGCCTCGGAATGTTGCTGCCAGCCTGCGATTCAGGCCTTCATTTTAACATGTATGGCCGGCCTTCCGCCTCCCGGCGGCAATGCGGAATTCGGCGTCCCAGAAAAAGAAAGGCGGCGCGGCCCATGGGGGCCGCGCCGCCTGGCGTCTATTCTGGATATTACAGCGAGCTGAAGGCGCGCTGGAAGGGGGTTTCGTCTTCCAGCGATATTTCGCGCTCGGCGAGGGCCTGGATCTTTTCCTGGAAGCCCTCCACGCGGCTGCTCATGATCCGCGCTTCCACTTCCTTGCGGGCGGCCGGGGGCAGGTTTTCGTCGAAGCCCCAGGAGGGGTGGTCGCCCGTGCCGAGGTTGCGGAACGATCCGATATTCTTGCCATCGAAGGTGCGGTAGAGCACTTCGTTGTTGCCGCGCATCACGCATTCGGCCCACTTGTTAACGCGGCTGCCGTACTGGTCAATCACGGGAATCTTGCTGTAGAAGTATTCCTGGGACTGGGCGATGGCGAGTTCGGCGAGATAGAGCTCGTTGAAGGCGTTCTGGAGCGCGGGGGTGACCCACTTGGCTCCGCCCACCTGGTCGCGGAGATCTTCCACTTTCCGGATGCGCTCCTGGCGATCGTACTTCGCCGGGGTGAGCGGAATGCCTTCCTTAACCTTGATATAGAGGCGGTCGATCGCGTGCTCCAAGGCGTCCTTGGTGGCGGCGCGGCGCTCATCGGCTTCGGCGAGCTGGCCGACCTGGCCCGTGAGGCGGTCGACTTCGATCACGAGGCCGCGGTGCTGGGCCTGGGTGATGGCGAGGGTGTTCTGGAGGGCGTCAAGCTCTTCGCTGCGGGTGATGAACTCGTCGGTTGCGGTATCGAGCTCGGATTCGGTGCTTTCGAGCCTGGCGGTGACATCGTTCAGCGCGGCCTGTTTGTCATCGAACTGTTTTTCGGCATCGATGATCTGGGTGCGGAGTTCTTCGAGGCGCTCGGGGGAGAGCTCCAGGCCACCTTCGCGGCCCTCGACCAACGGCATCAACTCGTTCACGCGGGCCCGAAGGGTTCCGTTTTCGCTGGTGAGGCGCTGGACGTCGGCGGTGCGGGATTCAAGCTCCGCCTTCATCGGGTTGGGGAGCGGCAGGAAGGAAGATGCATAGGGGCCGGCCGCGATGCCGATGACCAGCGCGATTACCGCCGCAATGACCAGGGCGAGGGGGCTGCCGCCGCCACGCCCGCCGCCGCCGACCGATTCGCTCGCGACCTGGCGGCCCATCGGGGCGCGCATGTCGGTGTCGGGCGAGAAGTCGGGCGCGGGGGTGCCGCCGCCCATGCCGAAGTCGCCGCCGCTGCCGCCGCCGAAGGCGCCGGCGTCAAAGCCGCGCTGCTGGCCGAACATGGGGGTTTCCATGGCCTGCGTGGGGGCGCCGGTGTCGCGGCCGAAGCCGGAACCGCTGCCGCCGCCGAAGGCGCTGTCGAACATGGGGGTGTCCATGTTTGAATCGGGGCCGGGACCGATTTCGGGGGTTTCGGGCGAAAAGTCGCTGTCGGCGGCGAGGTCCTGGAAGCCGGAGCCGACCGGGCTGACGCCTTCACTCGGCGTGGTGCCGGCGGGGGTGTCGATGCCCGGGGTGCCGCTTGAGAAGGTGTTGTTCACCTGGCTGTCGAAGCCCGCGGGCGGGCGGCGTACATTGCCGCCGGTCGGCTGGGGGGTTTCGACCTGGATATCGCTGATGGGCGGGAGGCCGGCGGAATCTGACGGGCTGCCGCCGGAATCGAAGTTTCCGAGCGGAGGCAAGCCACCATCCGAGTCCATACCACCGGAATCGAAATCACTCAGGGGGGGCAGATTTCCCAAGCCGGAGTCGCCGGGCGTGTCCAAACGATCTTCCGCATTGTCGTCCGGTTCTTTGTGTTCGTCAGCCATGGAAGCTTTTCTCCGTAACGTGTTTTAGCATAAGTGTATTACGCTGATGCGTCGTTATAAGGCCCATGATAGCACGGGCTCCCCAATGTGTCA
Encoded here:
- a CDS encoding aminotransferase class I/II-fold pyridoxal phosphate-dependent enzyme; this translates as MARLVDLRSDTVTRPGPAMRAAMASAEVGDDVLREDPTVNRLETYAAALMGKEAALFVPSGTMANLIAFLVLGRPGDAVILSEQSHPVNYEGGNLARFAGLLARPLPGELGKISPAQLEAALVLKDDPHFAITRVAAIENTTNRGSGACYTPEEVSALAAICRANGLRLHCDGARIFNASVALGVEPATLAAPCDTISFCCSKGLGAPAGSLLAGDAATIHEARRARKQLGGGMRQAGILAAACLYALEHHIPDLAEDHRRASVFRERLEASGSRFVLPSPTNILMLRAPEAERIQADLAERGVRVFAVGPETLRIVFHRDISDADLDHAVETWLAVSR
- a CDS encoding Na/Pi cotransporter family protein; its protein translation is MNFLNILRSHCAPIGLALVLAALLSACGNSENAVPARISWDKHASGNHQMAMYGEPFAKPLRAVVESAVRPGLLGGEGGRDVVPGVAVRFVVENPDKGVVFAESGTATLDAVTDVSGTARADVIAGTDPGDVIIHASLPEFPDAGSVEYRLVAGVQRIGAALEGSTGDSVGPVGVRLWNSDGTPASGVEVNFRAVGETEGARMLNTRVYSDASGRAETIWTLGSKVQRYFADVEIHDNRAGVSEEQRFDVRTVHFEAMAINATQMAVVLLGGLAVFVFGMKMMSEGLQRMADRRLKSILQFMTRNRFMAVVAGTLMTAMVQSSSATTVMTVGFVNAGLMTLKQAIGVVFGANIGTTVTAQIIAFKLDDLAYPSIFLGLLLMMFMKRQQLKFLGQVLLGFGLLFLGMQTMGGILKPLRYSPEFQAWFQLVDCTPVDGGMMPAGRALLCILIGTVTTVVVQSSSATVGLVLALASQGLIGFYTAVPLILGDNIGTTITANLAAIGTSRNARRAALAHTLFNVFGATYMYVLFFIPIWSGQPLFLGFVNWFTPGEVLHGENENLLRHIANIHTTFNLCNVVLFLGFTGAMARACNFLIPVLDSERDSVLRYLEPKLLSAPAIALEQAVKEVLFMVRKGQKSMNESCDLLCDGRTEFVESILAREDVIDKLQHEITGYLVELSRTSLDTDESSLIPALLHAVNDAERLGDHAEAQVELHRLLGQQRLALTEADRAGIRESQKYLNEEFEAIYRTLEKEDPKAVSDAHRLDERLNMLMKRLTDEHIKRLDAGECDVQAGVIYLDALAHLERVGDHLVNIAERAGRILEVTSSPS
- a CDS encoding neutral/alkaline non-lysosomal ceramidase N-terminal domain-containing protein; its protein translation is MTRKKTLIAGFVGLPAVLAAAFLIVIGPWPAYQDSRYRESDYYRAALDAIAASASKSEKTASPGRLHAGWAKRAITPEIGAPLGGYSGRKGGMESTGVRDELYVRALALHDGVDTAVILGSDMLIIPPNLSSAVLEQVGARTGLTPDQILFNASHTHCGPGGFMPGLVSKFSGGAYDEARMARIIAAFAEAAVEAHGALEPASIAAGSADAPEYIRNRTRDGAPVDSELSFMLVRQDDGDVCYVASYSAHPTVFGSRMMAFSAEYPGELMRFIEEETGHDALYLGGAVGSMGPRAPEGEDDGARVTAMGRALGSLILASDDALAFTDHADIAPAGAAVGMPPFQLRPFENRPHLRLSPAAGYLLGLRREGWIHGVRIGDLFLVGTPFDFCGETSVVWKEWAREHGLDLWALSFCSTYCGYLSPDKHYWDVPLNYETGPMGWFGPNTEAYFTDLFQALVQGLAVTEGRS
- a CDS encoding superoxide dismutase family protein; the encoded protein is MTASSHEGHDHDHDHDHDHGPAISRAICVLSPTEGNSTAGVITFTKTDKGVLIEGTISGLTPNGKHGFHIHQYGDLSSADGTKAGGHFNPHGADHAGPDDEHRHVGDLGNVEADAQGNATYKRVDSHITFEGATSIIGRGMILHAGTDDLKTQPTGDAGGRIAQGVIGIAADE
- the larE gene encoding ATP-dependent sacrificial sulfur transferase LarE, producing the protein MATQTIPNAVQEKEARLKAALEGYGALAIAYSGGVDSAYLSAVAHEVLGDRARMILADSPSIPRSEVRDATELAEARGWNLTVVRTSEFENEDFLKNDGTRCYYCKTELFTQMDAFARDHGITVLAYGEITEDQLDPTRLGAKAAREHQVVAPLAQAGLHKEEIRRLSRARGLPTWNKASFACLSSRFPTGTRVVPEEMRKVEAAEEILKSLGFHQYRARHHGDLCRVEIDPVDFPRLLDPTTRDAVLAGIREAGYRHVTVDLAGYRTGSTADLPPDPKLP